In Canis lupus familiaris isolate Mischka breed German Shepherd chromosome 23, alternate assembly UU_Cfam_GSD_1.0, whole genome shotgun sequence, the following are encoded in one genomic region:
- the ZBTB47 gene encoding zinc finger and BTB domain-containing protein 47 isoform X1: MGRLNEQRLFQPDLCDVDLVLVPQRSVFPAHKGVLAAYSQFFHSLFTQNKQLQRVELSLEALAPGGLQQILNFIYTSKLLVNAANVHEVLSAASLLQMADIAASCQELLDARSLGPPGPSAVALAQPATGCTPAAPPYYCDIKQEADAPGLPKIYAREGPDPYSVRVEDGAGTAGGTVPAAIGPAQPFFKEEKEGGVEEAGGPAGSLCKLEGGEGLEEELGGAGTYSHREQSQIIVEVNLNNQTLHVSTGPEGKPGTTTGPATMVLGREDGLQRHSEDEEEEEEEDEEEEEDEEEEEGGGSGGEEEEEEEEEEGGSQGEEEDEEEEAHSEQEEEEEEEEGHSEQDQESSEEEDEEGEAASRQGPAGRRGGRAEPPAHSRMATRSRENARRRGPPEPEEARPRGGKRPKPAPGGASAPARAGPQAADGLGAKVKLEEKQHHPCQKCPRVFNNRWYLEKHMNVTHSRMQICDQCGKRFLLESELLLHRQTDCERNIQCVTCGKAFKKLWSLHEHNKIVHGYAEKKFSCEICEKKFYTMAHVRKHMVAHTKDMPFTCETCGKSFKRSMSLKVHSLQHSGEKPFRCENCNERFQYKYQLRSHMSIHIGHKQFMCQWCGKDFNMKQYFDEHMKTHTGEKPYICEICGKSFTSRPNMKRHRRTHTGEKPYPCDVCGQRFRFSNMLKAHKEKCFRVSHPLAADGPPSSGPGLPPAQPAAAHALPLLPGLPQTLPPAPHLPPPPPLFSTTATSGGRMSANN, translated from the exons ATGGGCCGCCTGAACGAGCAGCGCCTCTTCCAGCCTGACCTCTGCGACGTGGACCTGGTGCTGGTGCCCCAGCGCAGCGTCTTCCCTGCACACAAGGGCGTGCTGGCCGCCTACAGCCAGTTCTTCCACTCGCTCTTCACCCAGAACAAGCAGCTGCAGCGCGTGGAGCTGTCCCTGGAGGCGCTGGCACCCGGCGGCCTGCAGCAGATCCTCAACTTCATCTACACCTCCAAGCTGCTGGTCAACGCGGCCAACGTCCACGAGGTGCTCAGTGCCGCCTCGCTGCTGCAGATGGCTGACATCGCCGCGTCCTGCCAGGAGCTGCTGGACGCCCGCTCCCTAGGCCCCCCGGGCCCCAGCGCTGTGGCCCTGGCCCAGCCGGCCACCGGCTGCACCCCGGCCGCACCACCCTACTACTGCGACATCAAGCAGGAGGCGGACGCCCCAGGCCTGCCTAAGATCTATGCCCGGGAGGGCCCTGACCCCTACTCTGTGCGTGTCGAGGACGGGGCAGGGACCGCGGGTGGCACAGTGCCTGCTGCCATCGGGCCGGCTCAGCCCTTCttcaaggaggagaaggagggtggCGTGGAGGAGGCCGGCGGGCCGGCGGGCAGCCTGTGCaagctggagggtggggaggggctggaggaggagctaGGGGGCGCTGGTACCTACAGCCACCGGGAGCAGTCCCAGATCATCGTGGAGGTGAACCTCAACAACCAGACTCTGCACGTGTCCACGGGGCCCGAGGGGAAGCCGGGCACCACCACGGGCCCGGCCACCATGGTGCTGGGCCGGGAAGACGGGCTGCAGAGACACtcggaggacgaggaggaggaagaagaggaggacgaggaggaagaggaggacgaggaggaggaggagggtggtggcagtggaggggaggaggaggaggaggaagaggaggaggagggtggcagtcagggagaggaggaagacgAGGAGGAGGAAGCACACAgcgagcaggaggaggaggaggaggaagaggaagggcacAGTGAGCAGGATCAAGAGAGCtcggaggaggaggacgaggagggggAGGCAGCGAGCAGGcaggggccggcggggcggcggggcggcagGGCAGAGCCCCCTGCCCACAGTCGTATGGCCACGCGGTCTCGAGAGAACGCCAGACGCCGAGGCCCCCCTGAGCCCGAGGAGGCCAGGCCTCGGGGCGGGAAGAGGCCCAAGCCGGCTCCGGGAGGAGCCTCTGCGCCAGCCCGCGCGGGGCCACAGGCCGCTGACGGGCTGGGGGCCAAGGTGAAGCTGGAAGAGAAGCAGCACCACCCGTGCCAGAAGTGCCCTCGTGTCTTCAACAACCGCTGGTACCTGGAGAAGCACATGAACGTGACCCACAGCCGCATGCAGATCTGTGACCAGTGCGGCAAGCGCTTCCTGCTGGAGAGCGAGCTGCTGCTGCACCGGCAGACAGACTGCGAGCGCAACATCCAG TGTGTGACATGCGGCAAAGCTTTTAAGAAGCTCTGGTCCCTCCATGAGCACAACAAGATCGTGCATGGCTATGCTGAGAAGAAGTTCTCATGTGAGATCTGTGAGAAGAAGTTCTACACCATGGCCCATGTGCGCAAGCACATGGTTG CCCACACCAAGGACATGCCCTTCACCTGTGAGACCTGTGGGAAGTCCTTCAAACGAAGCATGTCTCTCAAAGTGCACTCGCTGCAGCACTCTGGGGAGAAACCCTTCAGATGCGAG AACTGCAACGAGCGCTTCCAGTACAAGTACCAGCTGCGGTCGCACATGAGCATCCACATCGGCCACAAGCAGTTCATGTGCCAGTGGTGCGGCAAGGACTTCAACATGAAGCAGTACTTCGACGAGCACATGAAGACGCACACAG GCGAGAAGCCGTACATCTGCGAGATCTGCGGCAAGAGCTTCACCAGCCGACCCAACATGAAGCGGCACCGGCGCACGCACACCGGCGAGAAGCCCTACCCCTGCGACGTGTGCGGCCAGCGCTTCCGCTTCTCCAACATGCTCAAGGCGCACAAGGAGAAGTGCTTCCGCGTCAGCCACCCGCTGGCCGCCGACGGCCCCCCTTCTTCGGGCCCGGGCCTGCCCCCCGCCCAGCCCGCCGCAGCGCacgccctgcccctgctcccggggctgccccagacccTGCCGCCCGCGCCCCAcctgccgccccccccgcccctcttCTCCACCACTGCCACTTCGGGCGGCAGGATGAGCGCCAACAACTGA
- the ZBTB47 gene encoding zinc finger and BTB domain-containing protein 47 isoform X2 → MLLVEKTTDSPAAEFSLVEDVALHFACLMGRLNEQRLFQPDLCDVDLVLVPQRSVFPAHKGVLAAYSQFFHSLFTQNKQLQRVELSLEALAPGGLQQILNFIYTSKLLVNAANVHEVLSAASLLQMADIAASCQELLDARSLGPPGPSAVALAQPATGCTPAAPPYYCDIKQEADAPGLPKIYAREGPDPYSVRVEDGAGTAGGTVPAAIGPAQPFFKEEKEGGVEEAGGPAGSLCKLEGGEGLEEELGGAGTYSHREQSQIIVEVNLNNQTLHVSTGPEGKPGTTTGPATMVLGREDGLQRHSEDEEEEEEEDEEEEEDEEEEEGGGSGGEEEEEEEEEEGGSQGEEEDEEEEAHSEQEEEEEEEEGHSEQDQESSEEEDEEGEAASRQGPAGRRGGRAEPPAHSRMATRSRENARRRGPPEPEEARPRGGKRPKPAPGGASAPARAGPQAADGLGAKVKLEEKQHHPCQKCPRVFNNRWYLEKHMNVTHSRMQICDQCGKRFLLESELLLHRQTDCERNIQCVTCGKAFKKLWSLHEHNKIVHGYAEKKFSCEICEKKFYTMAHVRKHMVAHTKDMPFTCETCGKSFKRSMSLKVHSLQHSGEKPFRCENCNERFQYKYQLRSHMSIHIGHKQFMCQWCGKDFNMKQYFDEHMKTHTGEKPYICEICGKSFTSRPNMKRHRRTHTGEKPYPCDVCGQRFRFSNMLKAHKEKCFRVSHPLAADGPPSSGPGLPPAQPAAAHALPLLPGLPQTLPPAPHLPPPPPLFSTTATSGGRMSANN, encoded by the exons ATG TTGCTGGTTGAGAAGACGACAGACTCACCGGCGGCCGAGTTCTCGCTGGTGGAGGACGTGGCGCTGCACTTCGCCTGCTTGATGGGCCGCCTGAACGAGCAGCGCCTCTTCCAGCCTGACCTCTGCGACGTGGACCTGGTGCTGGTGCCCCAGCGCAGCGTCTTCCCTGCACACAAGGGCGTGCTGGCCGCCTACAGCCAGTTCTTCCACTCGCTCTTCACCCAGAACAAGCAGCTGCAGCGCGTGGAGCTGTCCCTGGAGGCGCTGGCACCCGGCGGCCTGCAGCAGATCCTCAACTTCATCTACACCTCCAAGCTGCTGGTCAACGCGGCCAACGTCCACGAGGTGCTCAGTGCCGCCTCGCTGCTGCAGATGGCTGACATCGCCGCGTCCTGCCAGGAGCTGCTGGACGCCCGCTCCCTAGGCCCCCCGGGCCCCAGCGCTGTGGCCCTGGCCCAGCCGGCCACCGGCTGCACCCCGGCCGCACCACCCTACTACTGCGACATCAAGCAGGAGGCGGACGCCCCAGGCCTGCCTAAGATCTATGCCCGGGAGGGCCCTGACCCCTACTCTGTGCGTGTCGAGGACGGGGCAGGGACCGCGGGTGGCACAGTGCCTGCTGCCATCGGGCCGGCTCAGCCCTTCttcaaggaggagaaggagggtggCGTGGAGGAGGCCGGCGGGCCGGCGGGCAGCCTGTGCaagctggagggtggggaggggctggaggaggagctaGGGGGCGCTGGTACCTACAGCCACCGGGAGCAGTCCCAGATCATCGTGGAGGTGAACCTCAACAACCAGACTCTGCACGTGTCCACGGGGCCCGAGGGGAAGCCGGGCACCACCACGGGCCCGGCCACCATGGTGCTGGGCCGGGAAGACGGGCTGCAGAGACACtcggaggacgaggaggaggaagaagaggaggacgaggaggaagaggaggacgaggaggaggaggagggtggtggcagtggaggggaggaggaggaggaggaagaggaggaggagggtggcagtcagggagaggaggaagacgAGGAGGAGGAAGCACACAgcgagcaggaggaggaggaggaggaagaggaagggcacAGTGAGCAGGATCAAGAGAGCtcggaggaggaggacgaggagggggAGGCAGCGAGCAGGcaggggccggcggggcggcggggcggcagGGCAGAGCCCCCTGCCCACAGTCGTATGGCCACGCGGTCTCGAGAGAACGCCAGACGCCGAGGCCCCCCTGAGCCCGAGGAGGCCAGGCCTCGGGGCGGGAAGAGGCCCAAGCCGGCTCCGGGAGGAGCCTCTGCGCCAGCCCGCGCGGGGCCACAGGCCGCTGACGGGCTGGGGGCCAAGGTGAAGCTGGAAGAGAAGCAGCACCACCCGTGCCAGAAGTGCCCTCGTGTCTTCAACAACCGCTGGTACCTGGAGAAGCACATGAACGTGACCCACAGCCGCATGCAGATCTGTGACCAGTGCGGCAAGCGCTTCCTGCTGGAGAGCGAGCTGCTGCTGCACCGGCAGACAGACTGCGAGCGCAACATCCAG TGTGTGACATGCGGCAAAGCTTTTAAGAAGCTCTGGTCCCTCCATGAGCACAACAAGATCGTGCATGGCTATGCTGAGAAGAAGTTCTCATGTGAGATCTGTGAGAAGAAGTTCTACACCATGGCCCATGTGCGCAAGCACATGGTTG CCCACACCAAGGACATGCCCTTCACCTGTGAGACCTGTGGGAAGTCCTTCAAACGAAGCATGTCTCTCAAAGTGCACTCGCTGCAGCACTCTGGGGAGAAACCCTTCAGATGCGAG AACTGCAACGAGCGCTTCCAGTACAAGTACCAGCTGCGGTCGCACATGAGCATCCACATCGGCCACAAGCAGTTCATGTGCCAGTGGTGCGGCAAGGACTTCAACATGAAGCAGTACTTCGACGAGCACATGAAGACGCACACAG GCGAGAAGCCGTACATCTGCGAGATCTGCGGCAAGAGCTTCACCAGCCGACCCAACATGAAGCGGCACCGGCGCACGCACACCGGCGAGAAGCCCTACCCCTGCGACGTGTGCGGCCAGCGCTTCCGCTTCTCCAACATGCTCAAGGCGCACAAGGAGAAGTGCTTCCGCGTCAGCCACCCGCTGGCCGCCGACGGCCCCCCTTCTTCGGGCCCGGGCCTGCCCCCCGCCCAGCCCGCCGCAGCGCacgccctgcccctgctcccggggctgccccagacccTGCCGCCCGCGCCCCAcctgccgccccccccgcccctcttCTCCACCACTGCCACTTCGGGCGGCAGGATGAGCGCCAACAACTGA